In Micromonospora sp. LH3U1, one genomic interval encodes:
- a CDS encoding S8 family serine peptidase: MSLITRSALRAGLAVSAVVALLSLTATAAHADEDYVKYYTVTSSQNGAKENLSEIAERFVGDSARSPELFNLNSGRPQPDGGVLVDPARLNAGWILILPWDAVGGGVQYGVLPDKSPTATVIPKPGVTPTPSASRKAPPAGGTATGTTTPTPAKSPSKGGQTSKNGKGGPCATAAASSSTSSWAQLRLAADQAWPQSRGKGQLVAVVDSGADGSLPQLTGHVAVGSDIVTGSGRGDTDCLGTGTAMAGLIAAQPGSGGGITGVAPDSTVLPIRIADTSTKVRAADAAAGINAAIGAGATVIALGPYVDAADKGVADAIADALKHDVVVVLGAARRSTPAEADAATGDGRLRVGGVGVDGQGADDYRKGGVDVVAPGVNVTSTGITGTGSMTGSGTHYAVAFVAGTAALVRSAYPELTAQQVAHRLQATADKIGSGTALDGRFGAGMINPAESVTKVLPEEAVSPESDEQSLARITSGATGGRSALLIVVTLVALAAAVLLVVRIRRLLRDEAVPEEEAVEPPAGDDTPPPATRPPAVRPSAQRDTAHITPGARPGTRDGDPAMPTSPTPTSFNPEAKAGVPVSPGSSERGTGTPQASTADREASVGAKSDKSAE, translated from the coding sequence ATGTCCTTGATCACTCGATCGGCACTTCGTGCGGGCTTGGCCGTGAGCGCGGTGGTAGCGCTGCTCAGCCTCACCGCGACCGCCGCGCACGCCGACGAGGATTACGTGAAGTACTACACGGTGACCTCGTCGCAGAACGGCGCGAAGGAGAACCTCAGCGAGATCGCCGAGCGCTTTGTCGGCGACAGTGCCCGCTCCCCCGAGTTGTTCAACCTCAACTCCGGACGGCCACAGCCCGACGGCGGCGTACTCGTGGACCCGGCGAGGCTCAACGCCGGCTGGATCCTGATCCTGCCCTGGGACGCCGTCGGCGGCGGCGTGCAGTACGGCGTACTGCCCGACAAGTCGCCGACGGCCACAGTGATCCCCAAGCCGGGGGTGACGCCCACGCCATCGGCATCCCGTAAGGCCCCCCCGGCCGGCGGGACCGCGACGGGGACCACCACGCCCACGCCGGCCAAGAGCCCGTCGAAAGGCGGCCAGACGAGCAAGAACGGCAAGGGAGGGCCGTGTGCGACCGCTGCCGCGTCCAGCAGCACCTCCAGCTGGGCCCAGCTACGGCTCGCCGCCGACCAGGCCTGGCCGCAGAGCCGGGGCAAGGGTCAGCTCGTCGCGGTTGTCGATTCCGGCGCGGACGGCAGCCTGCCGCAGCTGACCGGGCACGTCGCCGTCGGCTCGGACATCGTCACCGGTAGCGGCCGTGGTGACACTGACTGTCTCGGCACCGGGACCGCCATGGCCGGGCTCATCGCCGCACAGCCCGGCTCCGGTGGCGGTATCACAGGGGTTGCGCCGGACTCCACGGTCCTGCCGATCCGGATAGCGGACACCAGCACGAAGGTGCGGGCCGCCGACGCCGCCGCCGGAATCAACGCGGCCATCGGGGCCGGCGCCACAGTCATCGCGCTCGGACCCTACGTGGACGCCGCCGACAAGGGCGTCGCGGACGCCATCGCGGACGCGCTGAAGCACGACGTCGTCGTCGTACTCGGCGCCGCCCGCCGTTCGACCCCGGCTGAGGCGGACGCCGCGACCGGCGACGGCCGACTGCGCGTCGGCGGGGTGGGCGTGGACGGCCAGGGCGCCGACGACTACCGCAAGGGCGGCGTGGACGTCGTGGCGCCGGGCGTCAACGTCACCAGCACCGGCATCACCGGTACCGGCTCGATGACGGGCAGCGGCACCCACTACGCCGTGGCCTTCGTCGCGGGCACCGCCGCACTCGTCCGGAGCGCGTACCCGGAGTTGACCGCTCAGCAGGTCGCCCACCGGCTCCAGGCGACCGCCGACAAGATCGGCAGCGGAACCGCCCTCGACGGCCGCTTCGGCGCGGGAATGATCAATCCGGCCGAGTCGGTGACCAAGGTGCTGCCGGAGGAGGCCGTGTCCCCCGAATCCGACGAGCAGAGTCTCGCCCGGATCACCTCCGGAGCCACCGGCGGCCGGTCAGCCCTGCTCATCGTGGTGACGCTTGTCGCCCTTGCCGCGGCAGTCCTGCTGGTCGTCCGCATCCGCCGGCTGCTGCGGGACGAGGCGGTGCCCGAGGAGGAGGCCGTCGAGCCGCCGGCCGGCGACGACACTCCGCCGCCTGCCACGCGTCCGCCAGCGGTCAGGCCGAGCGCCCAGCGGGACACGGCCCACATCACCCCGGGAGCACGGCCGGGTACGAGGGACGGCGACCCCGCGATGCCGACCTCACCAACTCCGACCTCGTTCAATCCCGAGGCGAAGGCCGGCGTCCCGGTCTCGCCCGGTTCGTCCGAGCGGGGCACGGGCACTCCACAAGCGTCGACGGCGGACCGCGAGGCATCGGTGGGAGCGAAGTCGGACAAGAGCGCGGAATGA
- a CDS encoding zf-HC2 domain-containing protein, with protein sequence MTVSDEHVGDDLLGLHHLGELDPAQSDVIHRHLAACAECRAKADGVVETLAALALLGDVVGGAPVPADDRSTAHVVARPHPTGGDRSAVPPDARPRAGPKGRAAALAGRGRPHAGCG encoded by the coding sequence ATGACGGTGTCGGACGAACACGTCGGGGACGATCTCCTCGGCTTGCATCACCTGGGTGAACTGGACCCGGCGCAGAGCGACGTCATCCATCGCCACCTGGCGGCATGCGCCGAGTGCCGGGCCAAGGCGGACGGGGTCGTCGAGACCCTGGCCGCCCTGGCCCTGCTCGGTGACGTCGTCGGCGGGGCTCCGGTCCCCGCCGACGACCGATCGACGGCTCACGTCGTTGCCCGGCCGCACCCGACCGGCGGCGACCGGAGTGCCGTCCCGCCGGATGCGCGCCCGCGGGCCGGTCCGAAAGGCCGGGCAGCCGCCCTGGCAGGCCGCGGACGGCCTCACGCCGGCTGCGGCTGA
- a CDS encoding RICIN domain-containing protein, with product MTLTIVLCGALAFDVVPAVADNEKLVGRPVADEDVPSLVAAALSCPALTPPKVAAQVMAATAFGSDGANKGLAGMDDATWSKWRPSADASRTDPAASVLAMAHRTCEVVGQLRAADVDGDLWAAAMAADKVGLQAVIKAKGVPKAAEAHVDKVTAYTNWYADQPQFRLGRAAVVAVSPSTDQPMAVPATLVSAVNAAGRVCPTVTPARIAAQLRALSGFNTNLRSPTGAAGIAQFSDSMWDQYKPGSAASRWNPDDAILAMGAAMCDMTNQFVGLSGGDAYTLALGAYQWGIDVIRRANGLPRANVPQLADEVATYISVYEKDTRLTTTVSRPTPSVSPSKPSPSASPSASASASAPAPKVTTKAPAKPATFPFDPNARYQIRSAWAAATLDLPGDDVKPNSGTRIQLWNNRNTKDQYWRIEKAKTDGYVMFINDLTRQALAIENGSTDNYAKVVVATKDPNSTTQQWKIADAGDGKVSIENRKSGRVMELLGDDLGPQNAGTWNGYYVEQYDRMPTVNRDQFWMLVK from the coding sequence TTGACGCTCACCATCGTCCTCTGTGGCGCACTGGCTTTCGATGTCGTCCCGGCGGTTGCCGACAACGAGAAGCTGGTGGGGCGCCCGGTAGCCGACGAGGACGTGCCGTCCCTCGTCGCCGCCGCCCTGTCCTGCCCGGCACTGACACCGCCGAAGGTAGCGGCCCAGGTGATGGCCGCTACCGCGTTCGGCTCCGACGGCGCCAACAAGGGCCTGGCCGGGATGGACGACGCGACGTGGTCGAAGTGGCGGCCGTCGGCCGACGCCAGTCGCACCGACCCTGCGGCAAGTGTCCTGGCCATGGCGCACCGCACATGCGAGGTCGTTGGCCAGTTGCGGGCGGCGGACGTCGACGGCGACCTCTGGGCCGCTGCCATGGCCGCGGACAAGGTGGGGCTGCAGGCAGTGATCAAGGCGAAGGGCGTGCCGAAGGCCGCCGAGGCCCACGTCGACAAGGTCACCGCCTACACCAACTGGTACGCCGATCAGCCGCAGTTCCGCCTCGGCAGGGCCGCCGTGGTGGCGGTCTCCCCGTCGACCGATCAACCCATGGCCGTACCGGCCACACTGGTCAGCGCCGTCAACGCGGCCGGGCGGGTCTGCCCCACCGTCACCCCCGCCCGGATCGCCGCGCAGCTACGCGCCCTGTCCGGCTTCAACACGAACTTGCGCTCGCCCACCGGCGCTGCCGGAATCGCCCAGTTCTCCGACAGCATGTGGGATCAGTACAAGCCGGGTTCGGCGGCCTCCCGCTGGAACCCGGACGACGCGATCCTCGCCATGGGCGCCGCCATGTGCGACATGACCAACCAGTTCGTCGGGCTCAGCGGCGGGGACGCGTACACGCTGGCACTCGGGGCGTACCAGTGGGGCATCGACGTGATCCGGCGGGCCAACGGCCTGCCCCGCGCCAACGTCCCGCAGCTGGCCGACGAGGTCGCCACCTACATCAGCGTGTACGAGAAGGACACTCGGCTGACCACCACTGTGAGCAGGCCGACGCCGAGCGTCTCGCCCAGCAAGCCGTCGCCCTCGGCCTCGCCGTCGGCGTCCGCGTCGGCATCGGCACCCGCGCCGAAGGTGACCACGAAGGCGCCGGCGAAGCCCGCGACGTTCCCGTTCGATCCGAATGCCCGCTACCAGATCCGCAGTGCCTGGGCAGCAGCCACGCTCGATCTGCCGGGCGACGATGTTAAGCCGAATTCCGGGACCCGGATTCAGCTCTGGAACAATCGGAACACGAAGGACCAGTACTGGCGAATCGAGAAGGCGAAGACCGACGGGTATGTCATGTTCATCAATGACCTCACCCGACAGGCGCTCGCCATCGAGAACGGGTCCACGGACAACTACGCGAAGGTGGTCGTCGCCACCAAGGACCCCAACTCCACGACGCAGCAGTGGAAGATCGCCGACGCCGGCGACGGCAAGGTGTCCATCGAGAACCGGAAGTCCGGCAGGGTGATGGAGCTGCTCGGCGACGATCTCGGCCCGCAGAACGCCGGCACCTGGAACGGTTACTACGTCGAACAGTACGACCGGATGCCGACAGTCAACCGAGACCAGTTCTGGATGCTCGTCAAGTAA
- a CDS encoding sigma-70 family RNA polymerase sigma factor, producing MVESASCSGLSPAAPDGADVAALRYLQQVHGPVLLNFLTRLTNGDVHRAEDIVQEALLRAWRNPEARNADGRWSRAWIFTVAKRIFIDEIRAAQARPAELSDEHIDAHAHAEDPIERALDAQEVRAALNSLPERLRITLVEIYFQERSVAEVAEILDVPAGTVKSRTFYALRALREALAGRGFMIRPDDSSMRADAAKKPTES from the coding sequence ATGGTTGAAAGTGCCTCATGTTCCGGCCTGTCACCCGCCGCACCCGACGGCGCTGACGTGGCCGCGCTGCGCTACTTGCAGCAGGTCCACGGCCCGGTGCTGCTCAACTTTCTGACCCGGCTGACCAACGGGGACGTTCACCGGGCCGAGGACATCGTGCAGGAGGCGCTGCTGCGGGCCTGGCGCAACCCGGAAGCCCGCAACGCCGACGGACGGTGGAGCCGCGCCTGGATCTTCACGGTGGCGAAGCGCATCTTCATCGACGAGATTCGAGCCGCGCAGGCGCGGCCCGCCGAGCTCTCGGACGAGCACATCGACGCCCACGCCCACGCCGAGGACCCGATCGAGCGGGCGCTGGACGCACAGGAGGTGCGTGCGGCGCTCAACTCGCTGCCCGAGCGGCTGCGGATCACGCTCGTCGAGATCTACTTCCAGGAACGGTCGGTGGCCGAGGTCGCCGAGATCCTGGACGTTCCCGCCGGAACGGTGAAATCCCGCACCTTCTACGCGCTCCGGGCACTGCGCGAGGCTCTCGCCGGACGTGGTTTCATGATCCGTCCGGACGACAGCTCGATGCGCGCGGATGCCGCAAAGAAGCCCACCGAATCGTGA
- a CDS encoding carbohydrate-binding protein: protein MRSRRIFAVIAGAAMTVTAAVAFVPSSMAAVPSANAVPMVACTAPAWAEGPTYQAGAQVTYGGRLYQALVTHTAHPGAGWNPAATPSLWRDLGACSGSTPPPTTPPPTTPPPTTPPPTTPPPTTPPPTGGTCAVKSRPTGKVLQGYWENWDGASNGVHPGLGWIPITDSRLNQHGYNVINAAFPVIRSDGTVLWENGMDAGVKVATPAEMCQAKAAGATILMSIGGAAAGIDLSSTAVADRFIATIVPILTAYHFDGIDIDIETGLTGSGNINTLSTSQANLIRIIDGVLARMPSNFGLTMAPETAYVTGGSVVYGSIWGSYLPIIKKYVDNGRLWWLNMQYYNGSMYGCAGDSYPAGTVQGFTVQTQCLNNGLTIQGTTIRVPYDKQVPGLPAQNGAGGGYMSTSLVTQAWNSVPGLKGLMTWSANWDGSKGWTFGDNVKRLQGR, encoded by the coding sequence ATGAGAAGCCGTCGGATTTTCGCAGTGATCGCCGGGGCGGCGATGACCGTCACGGCCGCCGTCGCCTTCGTCCCCAGCAGCATGGCGGCCGTGCCCTCGGCCAACGCCGTCCCGATGGTCGCCTGCACCGCCCCGGCCTGGGCTGAGGGCCCCACCTACCAGGCGGGTGCCCAGGTCACCTACGGCGGCCGGCTCTACCAAGCTCTGGTCACCCACACCGCGCACCCCGGCGCCGGCTGGAACCCCGCCGCGACCCCGTCGCTGTGGCGTGACCTCGGCGCGTGCTCGGGAAGCACTCCGCCGCCCACCACGCCGCCGCCGACGACCCCGCCGCCCACCACGCCTCCGCCCACCACGCCACCACCGACCACACCGCCGCCCACCGGTGGGACCTGCGCGGTGAAGTCGCGGCCCACCGGCAAGGTGTTGCAGGGCTACTGGGAGAACTGGGACGGCGCCTCCAACGGCGTACACCCCGGACTCGGCTGGATCCCGATCACCGACAGCCGGCTCAACCAGCACGGCTACAACGTGATCAACGCGGCGTTCCCGGTGATCCGCTCGGACGGCACTGTCCTCTGGGAGAACGGCATGGACGCTGGCGTGAAGGTGGCCACCCCGGCCGAGATGTGCCAGGCCAAAGCGGCCGGCGCCACCATCCTGATGTCGATCGGCGGGGCCGCCGCGGGCATCGACCTGAGCTCCACCGCGGTCGCCGACCGGTTCATCGCGACGATCGTGCCGATCCTGACGGCCTACCACTTCGACGGCATCGACATCGACATCGAGACCGGCCTGACCGGCAGCGGCAACATCAACACCCTGTCGACGTCGCAGGCCAACCTGATCCGGATCATCGACGGCGTGCTGGCCCGGATGCCGTCGAACTTCGGCCTGACCATGGCACCGGAGACGGCCTACGTCACCGGCGGCAGCGTGGTCTACGGCTCGATCTGGGGCTCGTACCTGCCGATCATCAAGAAGTACGTGGACAACGGCCGGCTCTGGTGGCTGAACATGCAGTACTACAACGGCAGCATGTACGGCTGCGCCGGCGACTCGTACCCGGCAGGCACCGTTCAGGGCTTCACCGTGCAGACGCAGTGCCTGAACAACGGCCTCACCATCCAGGGCACGACCATCCGCGTGCCGTACGACAAGCAGGTCCCGGGCCTGCCCGCGCAGAACGGGGCGGGCGGCGGCTACATGTCGACGTCGCTGGTCACGCAAGCATGGAATTCCGTGCCCGGCCTCAAGGGCCTGATGACCTGGTCGGCGAACTGGGACGGGTCGAAGGGGTGGACCTTCGGCGACAACGTGAAGCGCCTGCAGGGCCGCTGA
- a CDS encoding DUF1963 domain-containing protein, with protein sequence MIFTYSQKFIDPFRAKAAEQGIPPADVERWISGLRPFATLLPWGDGPVAGRWGGNPWLPADVPHPPFTLVASIDCAALPAEATDLPLPSDGQLLLFSNDDGDACCDFRGTVVYVPAGAAVAERPWIDEDDDENEDDDDDEDEDGPWPVESLRLTIVPYHPLHPAYDSNTPEHPHGKDLARAWEDSQEYPLGERGVQLGGFPIELNNGPIDAALGAADPTASHGGARPPVPGTEPPKDEDWVLLASADGTDMVNGGEQNLISWVIPRQDLAELRFDRVYVHLDGA encoded by the coding sequence ATGATTTTCACGTACTCGCAAAAGTTCATCGATCCGTTCCGCGCCAAGGCGGCCGAGCAGGGCATCCCGCCAGCCGATGTCGAACGATGGATTAGCGGCCTTCGCCCGTTTGCGACGCTCCTCCCTTGGGGAGACGGGCCGGTGGCGGGCCGGTGGGGTGGCAACCCGTGGCTTCCGGCCGACGTGCCCCACCCACCGTTCACTCTTGTCGCCTCGATCGATTGCGCGGCCCTGCCTGCCGAGGCGACAGACCTGCCCCTGCCCTCCGACGGTCAGCTGCTGCTGTTCTCCAACGACGACGGCGACGCGTGTTGCGACTTCAGAGGCACAGTGGTGTATGTCCCCGCCGGAGCAGCCGTCGCCGAGCGACCCTGGATCGATGAAGACGATGACGAGAACGAAGACGATGACGACGATGAAGACGAAGATGGCCCGTGGCCCGTGGAGAGTCTGCGTCTGACGATCGTCCCCTATCACCCCCTCCACCCTGCCTACGACAGCAACACCCCCGAGCATCCGCACGGCAAGGACCTGGCCAGGGCGTGGGAAGACTCGCAGGAATACCCGCTCGGCGAAAGAGGGGTGCAGTTGGGCGGCTTTCCCATCGAGCTCAACAACGGTCCCATTGACGCAGCCTTAGGGGCCGCCGATCCGACGGCTTCCCACGGCGGCGCACGGCCGCCGGTCCCCGGCACGGAACCACCGAAGGACGAGGACTGGGTTCTGCTGGCCTCGGCGGATGGCACCGACATGGTCAACGGCGGGGAGCAGAACCTCATCAGCTGGGTGATTCCGCGCCAGGATCTGGCCGAACTGCGCTTCGACCGGGTCTACGTCCACCTGGACGGAGCGTGA
- a CDS encoding carboxypeptidase-like regulatory domain-containing protein, which yields MTTRLRARWARAAALIALTGGTLAVSAAPVAGAPVPINILSVSAENVKPGDKVRVQFRVTNNASRAETAIVVVGGGLQCTTGCRAEPKLKPGQSQDFQATVVAPQVNAGETLGLNISVAVRLGGQNSFDYKMVYIHGSGTSQPGADKPSSEVDGVSGQVRDSSGKAIGGVALTVRDSAGHEYRTTSDRSGRFSIKSGAGKTIAEGPITVVAALDGYRTTRTTVRGSAGDTASVRLTLAAVAAPATTPPSPTAPAAADEAPEPEASVAAAATPALKPVSDESSGSLPYILGGLLVAAGLGVLALMVNRRRNTPDEPAPHAATQLTPPAGAGMSDAPTAVLYTRPTADGFPGPYGRPPQGGIQQISHDPYGGPAL from the coding sequence GTGACGACGCGCTTACGTGCCCGATGGGCCCGGGCCGCCGCATTGATCGCGCTGACCGGGGGGACGCTCGCGGTGTCCGCGGCACCCGTGGCGGGCGCCCCGGTGCCCATCAACATCCTGAGCGTGTCGGCGGAGAACGTGAAGCCCGGCGACAAGGTGCGCGTTCAGTTCCGCGTCACGAACAACGCGAGCAGGGCCGAAACGGCCATCGTGGTGGTTGGTGGCGGCCTGCAATGCACCACCGGCTGCCGGGCGGAGCCGAAGCTCAAACCCGGTCAGAGCCAGGACTTCCAGGCCACCGTTGTCGCGCCCCAGGTGAACGCGGGCGAGACCCTCGGTCTCAACATCTCGGTCGCCGTACGGCTCGGCGGGCAGAACAGCTTCGACTACAAGATGGTCTACATTCACGGGTCGGGCACGTCACAACCCGGTGCGGACAAGCCCTCGTCCGAGGTGGACGGGGTGTCCGGCCAGGTCCGCGACAGCAGCGGCAAGGCGATCGGCGGCGTGGCCCTGACCGTCCGGGACAGCGCCGGGCACGAATACCGTACGACGAGCGACCGGAGCGGCCGGTTCTCGATCAAGTCGGGCGCCGGCAAGACGATCGCCGAGGGCCCGATCACGGTCGTCGCGGCCCTGGACGGCTATCGCACCACTCGCACGACCGTGCGGGGCTCCGCCGGTGATACCGCGAGCGTGCGGCTGACCTTGGCCGCCGTGGCCGCGCCCGCCACGACCCCGCCCTCGCCCACCGCACCGGCGGCAGCGGACGAGGCTCCCGAGCCGGAGGCCAGCGTAGCCGCGGCGGCAACCCCCGCCCTCAAACCTGTCAGCGACGAGAGCAGCGGTTCGCTGCCGTACATCCTGGGCGGCCTGCTGGTCGCCGCCGGCCTGGGCGTACTGGCCCTGATGGTGAACCGCCGCCGGAACACGCCGGACGAGCCGGCTCCGCACGCGGCGACTCAGCTGACGCCACCGGCCGGAGCGGGTATGAGCGACGCACCGACCGCGGTGCTGTACACGAGGCCGACGGCCGACGGGTTCCCCGGCCCATACGGCAGGCCCCCGCAGGGCGGCATTCAGCAGATCAGCCACGACCCATACGGCGGGCCGGCCCTCTAA
- a CDS encoding cyclase family protein, whose protein sequence is MTVLQEFVAALSSGRIQVVDLTAPLSDQTPILGLPEQFGQTWPFRLSEISRYDDRGPAWYWNNFSTGEHTGTHFDAPVHWATGQQGADVSQVPVSQLIAPAVVIDHAADAAGDPDFLLEIEHVKAWEAEHGALPAGGWLLYRTGWDAYGDDPERYANAGRTPGISVECARWLAEESPIQGVGVETVGTDAGAAHSFDPPFPCHSFLLGQEKYGLTQLRNLARLPATGAVVIAGPLPIVSGSGSPCRVLALVER, encoded by the coding sequence ATGACGGTGCTGCAGGAGTTTGTCGCCGCTCTTTCCAGCGGCCGGATCCAGGTTGTCGACCTCACCGCTCCGCTCTCGGACCAGACCCCGATCCTGGGTCTGCCCGAGCAGTTCGGCCAGACCTGGCCGTTCCGGCTCAGCGAGATCAGCCGGTACGACGACCGCGGTCCGGCCTGGTATTGGAACAACTTCTCCACCGGCGAGCACACGGGCACCCATTTCGACGCCCCGGTGCACTGGGCCACCGGTCAACAGGGCGCGGACGTGTCACAGGTCCCGGTGAGCCAGCTGATCGCCCCGGCGGTGGTGATCGACCACGCCGCCGATGCCGCCGGCGACCCTGACTTCCTGCTCGAAATCGAGCACGTCAAGGCGTGGGAGGCGGAACACGGTGCCCTGCCCGCCGGTGGCTGGCTGCTCTACCGCACCGGCTGGGACGCGTACGGCGACGACCCGGAGCGGTACGCCAACGCCGGGCGTACCCCGGGCATCTCCGTCGAGTGCGCCCGCTGGCTGGCCGAGGAGTCGCCGATCCAGGGCGTCGGGGTGGAGACGGTCGGCACCGACGCGGGCGCCGCGCATTCGTTCGACCCGCCGTTCCCGTGCCACTCGTTCCTGCTCGGCCAGGAGAAGTACGGCCTGACCCAGCTACGTAACCTGGCGCGGTTGCCGGCGACCGGCGCGGTGGTGATCGCCGGACCACTGCCGATCGTCTCCGGGTCCGGCAGCCCGTGCCGGGTCCTCGCGCTGGTCGAACGGTAG
- a CDS encoding thiamine pyrophosphate-binding protein, whose translation MRVAEVVGRVLYGHGARCVFGVVGSGNFHVTNALVGAGARFVAAAHEGGAASMADGYARTSGTVGLLSVHQGPGVTNALTGLTEAAKSRTPMVVLAPEATAPRSNFFIDLPALAAAVGADFHRVRTTHAAEDAGAAYRAAARGATVVLGLPLEVQRTVIEPWSGMVPAVVPTSATAPQVEPLLAALQAARRPVFIAGRGARAAREPLTRLADACGALLAVSAAAKGLFAGDPWNIDVAGGFATPLAAELIGAADLVVAWGSTLNMWTTRHGELIPPSAVVVQVDHDPAAFGVNRPVDLTVAGEVAAVAEAVLGRLGAGSAGPVDARAGGWRTPELAQRIRDHGRWRTVPYRDEGGSARAGAPATIDPRTLSAVLDDLLPPDRTVVVDSGNFMGYPSMWLDVPDVAGFCFTQAFQSVGLGLASALGAAVARPDRLTVAAVGDGGFVMSATELVTAVRLALPLLVVIYDDAAYGAEVHHFGPDGHPLETVTFPETDLAAIARGYGCEGLTVRTVDDLGPVRRWLDGPRTRPLVVDAKVCAARGSWWLEEAFRGH comes from the coding sequence ATGCGGGTAGCCGAGGTGGTCGGGCGGGTTCTGTACGGACACGGCGCACGGTGCGTCTTCGGGGTGGTCGGCAGCGGCAACTTCCATGTCACGAACGCGCTTGTGGGAGCCGGCGCCCGGTTCGTGGCGGCGGCCCACGAGGGCGGCGCGGCGAGCATGGCGGACGGGTACGCCCGCACCTCCGGGACGGTGGGCCTGCTCTCGGTGCACCAGGGTCCGGGCGTCACCAACGCGCTGACCGGCCTCACCGAGGCCGCGAAGAGCCGTACCCCGATGGTGGTCCTGGCCCCGGAGGCGACCGCGCCCCGATCGAACTTCTTCATCGACCTGCCGGCGCTCGCCGCCGCGGTCGGGGCCGACTTCCATCGGGTACGCACGACGCACGCGGCCGAGGACGCGGGCGCGGCGTACCGGGCCGCCGCCCGGGGCGCGACGGTGGTGCTGGGCCTCCCGTTGGAGGTGCAGCGCACCGTGATCGAACCGTGGTCCGGCATGGTCCCTGCGGTCGTGCCGACCTCGGCCACCGCCCCGCAGGTCGAGCCGTTGCTGGCCGCGCTCCAGGCCGCACGTCGACCGGTCTTCATCGCGGGTCGGGGTGCCCGGGCGGCCCGGGAACCGCTGACCCGGCTCGCCGACGCGTGCGGCGCGCTGCTCGCGGTCTCGGCTGCGGCGAAGGGACTGTTCGCCGGGGACCCGTGGAACATCGACGTGGCCGGCGGCTTCGCCACCCCGCTCGCCGCCGAGCTGATCGGCGCGGCGGACCTGGTCGTCGCGTGGGGCAGCACGCTGAACATGTGGACCACGCGGCACGGCGAACTGATCCCGCCCTCCGCCGTCGTCGTCCAGGTAGACCACGACCCGGCCGCGTTCGGGGTGAACCGCCCGGTTGACCTGACGGTGGCCGGCGAGGTGGCTGCGGTCGCCGAGGCGGTGCTCGGTCGGCTGGGCGCCGGCTCCGCGGGGCCCGTGGACGCCAGGGCCGGCGGCTGGCGTACCCCGGAGCTGGCACAACGGATTCGCGACCACGGCCGGTGGCGGACGGTCCCGTACCGGGACGAGGGTGGGTCGGCGCGGGCCGGCGCCCCGGCGACGATCGACCCGAGGACGCTCTCGGCCGTCCTGGACGACCTGCTGCCGCCGGACCGGACGGTGGTGGTCGACTCCGGCAACTTCATGGGTTACCCGTCAATGTGGCTCGACGTGCCGGACGTGGCCGGATTCTGTTTCACCCAGGCGTTCCAGTCGGTCGGGCTCGGCCTGGCCAGTGCGCTCGGCGCGGCGGTCGCCCGGCCGGACCGGCTCACCGTCGCCGCGGTCGGCGACGGTGGCTTCGTCATGTCCGCGACCGAACTGGTCACCGCCGTCCGGCTGGCGTTACCCCTCCTCGTGGTGATCTACGACGACGCGGCGTACGGCGCCGAGGTGCACCACTTCGGCCCGGACGGGCACCCGTTGGAGACGGTCACCTTCCCCGAGACCGACCTGGCCGCGATCGCCCGTGGTTACGGCTGCGAAGGGTTGACCGTCCGGACCGTCGACGATCTCGGGCCGGTACGCCGCTGGCTCGATGGTCCCCGTACCCGGCCGTTGGTGGTCGACGCCAAGGTCTGCGCCGCGCGCGGCTCATGGTGGCTGGAGGAGGCGTTCCGTGGCCACTGA